The DNA window agatgcTAGTTGATTTGAACTTACAAGGAGAAATGGCAGTTACACCAATTATTCTGTGTGCAGCTTCTAACTTCACATTTGGGAGCCATTTTGGCTCATTTATCATGCAAAGTTGTTTCAAGCATGACTATTGACTTTAGAATGAAAAATCCAATTGTAACTGCATCTGTCAAGAACTCAAAATAACTACGACTACTGTTGTTTCATTGTTTCAAGCATGACTATTGACTTGTAGAATGAAAAATCCCGGTCGCCTCTGTCGAGACAATTGTGACTACTGTTGTTTCAAGCATGACTATTGACTTTAGAACGAAAAATCCAATTGTAACTGCATCTGTCAAGAACTCAAAATAACTACGACTACTGTTGTTTCATTGTTTCAAGCATGACTATTGACTTGTAGAATGAAAAATCCCGGTCGCCTCCTGTTATCATCTTTGCCGGTGTTCGGCCGTTAAGGACTTAGAGAGGTCAATTGTCGAGACAATTGTGACTACTGTTGTTTCAAGCATGACTATTGACTTTAGAATGAAAAATCCAATTGTAACTGCATCTGTCAAGAACTCAAAATAACTACGACTACTGTTGTTTCATTGTTTCAAGCATGACTATTGACTTGTAGAATGAAAAATCCCGGTCGCCTCCTGTTATCATCTTTGCCGGTGTTCGGCCGTTAAGGACTTAGAGAGTCAATTGTCGAGACAATTGTGACTACTGTTGTTTCAAGCATGACTATTGACTTTAGAATGAAAAATCCAATTGTAACTGCATCTGTCAAGAACTCAAAATAACTACGACTACTGTTGTTTCATTGTTTCAAGCATGACTATTGACTTGTAGAATGAAAAATCCCGGTCGCCTCCTGTTATCATCTTTGCCGGTGTTCGGCCGTTAAGGACTTAGAGAGTCAGGAGCTCCTCTCTCATTCTTAATCTTTTCCCTCACTTTGATTGAAAGCCAAAATTAATGGAACTAGTGAGAAATTTTGTTACTACACACACTCGTCGATGATTCTAACTTCACATTTGGGAGCCATTTTGGCTCATTTATCATGCAAAGTTGTTAGTGATTACACACATGTAGAGAAGATATATCGATCAAGACGGCCTTGTTAACGAAGTGTATGCTCTCTTTTTGACCACCCATTCAAGTATTCGATTCGCAAGAGTAGTCATTCGAGATGAAGCTGACAACTGAACTGAAGTGTATCTAGCTGAGCAGACTCCATAAGCGCAACTGATCTAACAGCACCCCTACTCCAAAGAAGACACCAAATGCAATAGCAAAGGTGACCTTGTAGCCTTGCCTGCTGGGATCCTGAGGTGCTTCTACTATTATTACCACATTACAATTTTGTGTTAGCATATGGCCGCAAAGCTTCGGATTTCCATCAAAGCTGGATCTTGGGAATGTGTCCAGGTGGCCTCCGGTTGGAACAGGCCCTTCTAACTCATTGTTGGAGATGTTGAGTTCACAGAGGAAATTCAGGTTGTTCAGGTCAGCTGGAATTGTGCCGGTGAGATGGTTGTTGGACAGGTCAAGCACTTCCAGGTTTGTGAGATCAAGGATTGTTTGTGGAATCTCTCCAGACAGGTTGTTGCAGCCCAGAATGAGTGAAAGCAGTGCCTTCAACTGACCAATCTCTGTTGGGATCACACCTGTTAAGTTGTTTTTTAGAATCATCACTGCAGGGAAACCACTGATGGTGCCGTATTTAGGCGATGGACCACTGTAAATAGGCACCTCAAAGTTCTTCATGTCCAAATGAGATGTAACCTTCTCTGATCTTAGCATTGATATCTCTGTTATCTCTGCTGGGATTTCCCCTGAAAGGCTGTTGTTTGATAAATCTAAATAGAATAGGGAGTTTAAAGTGCAGATCCAAACAGGTATTGACCCACTTAGATGATTGTTGAACAAGAATAGCATCTCCAAATTCCTGAGCTTTGATATCCAAAGAGGTATATTTCCAAACAGTGGACAGTTTTCCATAGAAAGAATCTTAAGATTCTCGAAACCGATGATTGTTTCGTCGTCTGAAATTTCCTCATCCCTAAAGTTACCTCCAATAAGCAAGGTGGTGAGATTTCTTGAGCTCTGGAGGATCTGAAGTGCACttgaaatatttgtaaaagagTTTTCAGCAAGTGATAGGTGGGTTAGGGACATAAGGTTGGCTATTCTCAAAGAGAGCTGGCCATTGAACTTGTTAAATGATAGCTGCAATGCGTTCAGGTTGCTGCATGTGTAGATGCTTTCTGGAATTGTGCCAGTGAAGCTGTTGTTTGAAACATGCAAAGCTTTTAGACTAGATAGTTTGGAGAAGTTGACCCTGCCAAGCGCTCCACTGAAGTAGTTGCTATCAAGATTCAAGGCCTTGAGATTTGTGCAGCTGCCAAGAGCTGGTGGCAACTCCCCTGTCATGCTGTTGTGGCTCAAGTGAATCTCCTCCAGTCTCTCAAGCTCACCAATGGAGTCAGGGATGTTGCCACTGAACATATTGAATCCAAGATCTAGGACAACCAGATTCCTGAGCTTGATTATGCCTGCACCTTCAAGAACTCCCTGTAAATCATTGTCAGCAAAAGAGAGGTGGTCCAGTGAGGTTGCATTGAAGATCTCTTCCGGGAGAGCCCCACTGAGACTGTTGTGGCCAGCCTTGAGCATTCTTAACGAAGAACAGTTGCCAAGCTCCGGCGCTACACTGCCACTGAAATGGTTATAGGATAGGTCGAGCATCGCGAGGGACGGTGAGCTGATGCAGAAGAACGATGGCATCGGTCCTGTGAAGCTGTTGTTGCTGACATTGAGCACGACCAGACTCTCCATCTTCTCCCATGATCCGGATGGAAACTGCCCTGAAAATGAGTTGCTGGAGATGTTGATCACCTGAATGCGTCGACTGGAAGCcgaagacgacggcggcagATCTTTCAGTGCTCCATTGAGGAGGTTGAAGCTGACATCAAGGATGACGATGCTGCCTGACGACATTATCTCTGAAGGCAGGCTACCGGAGAGCGAGTTGTGTGACAGGTTCAGACGCAGCAGGCCGGGTAGGCTGCCAAGAGCAGGCGATATGCTGCCCTGGAGTTTCTTGTCGCCCAGCAAGACGTCTGTGACTGcggcgacctcgccgtcgttcTTCATGCTACCGCAGGTGATGCCTTCCCATGAACAGCATCCTGTGCCGTGCCGCCATGACGCCGCGAGGCCACCGTCCTGCGAGAGCCCGGCCAGTAACTGGAGGAGGCAGTTTCTCTCATGCTCTGTGCAGCAGCTGATGGAAGATGCGGAGGAAAGCATCAACACAAGAATGACGCAGAGAATAGGCATGgatgattttttcttttttttttctttttggttgtTGCTAGCTGCGGCTGTTGGGTGAAGAATTGATGGTGTGGCTGCAGATGGTTGCCTCCTGCAATCATCAAGAAGACCATACATCTTTATACAGAGAGTTTTTTTCACCTTACGTGAAATTACTGTGAGCTGTTAAAGTTCTGTCGTAAAAATTCAGTacctttaatttatatattaggtATTTcgatataccaaaattttacagcAAAACATGGTACATCTAGATGCTTTCGtaaaaaccataaaatgtCTCTTAAATATACTAACCGGAAGCTTTAATAGAAGCCCTCGTATTAATCCCACAAGATaagaaagctaaaaatatattaattataaagacAGCTTGAAAATAAAGTCACCAGGTTCGTTCCGTAGGCTATAAATTACCATAGTAATgtaaggaaaggaaaaagatttTAATCGTTAAATTATGGTGGGCCCCGAAGGTATAGATTAATCGatatattgtataaaaaatacaattatatttatgaaaatagaaTCTAAGAaatgtatatgaaatccaatccaaacctaTGAGAATAGAATATAAGagttacatataaaatctaaagattatataaatataaggtaagagttgtatatgaagtctaaatatatatatatttctacgTAGTGATACctacaaaaatgaaattttggaGTTTTATATTCAATATAACTCTATATGAATTATCGAATTATCTAGTTCCACGCAAAACTGCATGGGGCAATCCtctagtttgtaaaaaaaaaagggaaaacctATGAATTCCCATATTaatggggaaaaaagaaagaaatagtcCAAGTagaatttcaattttaaatatctaaaagtcaagattaaagaataaaaaaaactaaagaagAGTCCATATACAatacattttagaaaaaaatctaaaatttagataaaaatatcaagataAATAGCCCatgtaaaaaacaatttagaaatatcttAACTTCatgtcaaaaataaattattgagAAAAGAAATACAATATGAAGCTATACATTAATcaatacaaattataaaaaaaaattatactaagTACACCGGTTGATGACTAGTTCTCATAATATATGTGCTTAAGCTTAAGAGACTTGctccagtccaacaaaaagtatctcgagttaTCGATACCTCACGATACtaaattgtttctgatcgttggatctaacgatACTCATCCTGCTCAGCTAaatccaatggtgaaaaacaatttagtaCCGTGAAGTATCGGTAActcgagttactttttgttggaccggagcaaccTTCCTTTTATACCGCGAGGTACTAGTACCGTGAGGTAGTAAAATACTCACTCGTGCTACTCACCTCACAATCAAAATGGTACTAAAATTCATGATTGCatgatacctcaagatatcAGCTTAGTTGTAGAATGGATAGCACGAGTGAGGATATTAGTAACATATGGTACTAGTACCTCATGGTACAAAGTAAAGGACCGGAGCAAAACTCAAATCTTTAAAAGCATCCTcaatagctcatctaaatttggtcatccatatcttcatttggatggtcatctaaaacactttcatccttcgtatccctttgtactccagcagataaTCTATTTATGGCAtactctatatctatttggaggattggagagaacatctaaatataaagtttctctctcctaatatggatgacatctaaaaatagatgatgagatagatattCTGTTgaagctcaacttttactctgcATTCTCTATTTCTAGAATGTAGGATGAGATGATTGagctggggatgctctaagcttAAATGGTTAGGTGCCATATGAACTAAGAGAAAGGAATAAGGAGGCATGTAGCGACTTTTTTGATGTCGTGATTGAC is part of the Oryza brachyantha chromosome 2, ObraRS2, whole genome shotgun sequence genome and encodes:
- the LOC102709536 gene encoding receptor-like protein 2: MPILCVILVLMLSSASSISCCTEHERNCLLQLLAGLSQDGGLAASWRHGTGCCSWEGITCGSMKNDGEVAAVTDVLLGDKKLQGSISPALGSLPGLLRLNLSHNSLSGSLPSEIMSSGSIVILDVSFNLLNGALKDLPPSSSASSRRIQVINISSNSFSGQFPSGSWEKMESLVVLNVSNNSFTGPMPSFFCISSPSLAMLDLSYNHFSGSVAPELGNCSSLRMLKAGHNSLSGALPEEIFNATSLDHLSFADNDLQGVLEGAGIIKLRNLVVLDLGFNMFSGNIPDSIGELERLEEIHLSHNSMTGELPPALGSCTNLKALNLDSNYFSGALGRVNFSKLSSLKALHVSNNSFTGTIPESIYTCSNLNALQLSFNKFNGQLSLRIANLMSLTHLSLAENSFTNISSALQILQSSRNLTTLLIGGNFRDEEISDDETIIGFENLKILSMENCPLFGNIPLWISKLRNLEMLFLFNNHLSGSIPVWICTLNSLFYLDLSNNSLSGEIPAEITEISMLRSEKVTSHLDMKNFEVPIYSGPSPKYGTISGFPAVMILKNNLTGVIPTEIGQLKALLSLILGCNNLSGEIPQTILDLTNLEVLDLSNNHLTGTIPADLNNLNFLCELNISNNELEGPVPTGGHLDTFPRSSFDGNPKLCGHMLTQNCNVVIIVEAPQDPSRQGYKVTFAIAFGVFFGVGVLLDQLRLWSLLS